One Epidermidibacterium keratini DNA segment encodes these proteins:
- a CDS encoding type II toxin-antitoxin system VapC family toxin encodes MIALDASVLIAVLRSADPHHDAALGVFERDDEFVAHTLTLAEVLTGAVRTGQDQELVDLFTRLGIQELGRLENEALRLARLRAETPLKLPDCCVLLAAESQLAALATFDARLAATAAGRGVSVIGG; translated from the coding sequence GTGATCGCGCTCGATGCCAGCGTGCTCATCGCCGTACTGCGTAGCGCCGATCCCCATCACGACGCCGCACTCGGCGTGTTCGAACGCGACGACGAGTTCGTCGCTCATACGCTCACGCTGGCTGAGGTTCTGACTGGCGCTGTACGCACCGGCCAAGATCAAGAGCTCGTCGATCTATTTACCCGCCTCGGCATCCAAGAACTGGGCCGGCTGGAGAACGAAGCGCTTCGACTCGCCAGGCTGCGAGCCGAGACCCCCCTAAAGCTGCCCGACTGCTGTGTCCTCCTTGCGGCGGAATCTCAGCTCGCCGCCCTCGCGACGTTCGATGCCAGACTCGCCGCGACTGCTGCTGGTCGCGGCGTGTCGGTAATTGGCGGGTAG
- a CDS encoding barbiturase, translating to MPEAIEVRKVPLHNVSDASELAKLIDEGVMDADRVIAVIGKTEGNGGVNDYTRIIADRAFREVIVAKGTRTPDEVAEIPIVWSGGTDGVISPHATIFATVAPEQAVQTDEPRLTVGFAMSEQLLPEDIGYVSMVKKVADGVKVAMERAGITDPKDVHYVQTKTPLLTIHTIRDAKSRGKKVWTENTHESMDLSNGCTALGIAVALGEIEMPTDEDVMHNRDLYSSVASCSSGVELDQAQIVVVGNAPGVGGRYRIGHSVMNDALDQDGIWGAIKDAGLELPERPHTSDIGGRLVNVFLKCEASQDGEVHGRRNAMLDDSDVHWHRQIKSCVGGVTAAVTGDPAVFVSVSAAHQGPEGGGPVAAIVDLGDDPTGYQAP from the coding sequence ATGCCAGAAGCAATCGAGGTACGCAAGGTTCCGCTGCACAACGTCTCCGATGCCTCCGAGCTCGCGAAGCTGATCGACGAAGGCGTGATGGACGCCGACCGCGTCATCGCGGTGATCGGCAAGACCGAGGGCAACGGCGGCGTCAACGACTACACGCGCATCATCGCCGACCGCGCCTTCCGCGAGGTCATCGTCGCCAAGGGCACCCGTACGCCGGACGAGGTCGCGGAGATCCCGATCGTCTGGTCCGGTGGCACTGACGGTGTCATCTCCCCGCACGCGACGATCTTCGCTACCGTCGCGCCCGAGCAGGCCGTGCAGACCGACGAGCCTCGACTGACTGTCGGCTTCGCGATGAGCGAGCAGCTGCTGCCTGAGGACATCGGCTACGTCTCGATGGTCAAGAAGGTCGCCGATGGTGTGAAGGTCGCGATGGAACGCGCGGGCATCACCGACCCCAAGGACGTGCACTACGTCCAGACCAAGACGCCGCTGCTGACCATCCACACGATCCGCGACGCGAAGTCGCGCGGCAAGAAGGTGTGGACCGAGAACACGCACGAGTCGATGGACCTCTCCAACGGCTGTACGGCGCTCGGAATCGCGGTGGCGCTCGGAGAGATCGAGATGCCGACCGATGAAGATGTCATGCATAACCGCGATCTTTACTCCTCGGTCGCCTCGTGCTCGTCGGGTGTCGAGCTCGACCAGGCGCAGATCGTCGTCGTGGGCAACGCTCCTGGCGTCGGTGGCCGATACCGCATCGGGCACTCGGTCATGAACGATGCGCTCGATCAGGACGGCATCTGGGGAGCCATCAAGGACGCCGGGCTCGAGCTGCCCGAGCGCCCGCACACCAGCGACATCGGTGGGCGCCTGGTCAACGTCTTCCTCAAGTGCGAGGCCTCGCAAGACGGCGAAGTCCACGGCCGACGCAACGCGATGCTCGACGACTCCGACGTGCACTGGCACCGCCAGATCAAGTCGTGCGTGGGTGGCGTGACCGCGGCGGTCACCGGCGACCCGGCGGTCTTCGTGTCGGTCTCGGCGGCGCACCAGGGCCCTGAAGGCGGCGGCCCGGTCGCGGCCATCGTTGACCTGGGCGACGACCCGACCGGCTACCAGGCGCCGTAA
- the cutA gene encoding aerobic carbon-monoxide dehydrogenase large subunit, whose translation MAQRYFGSPIKRSEDLRLTTGNGRYVDDIGARDAVRPYEAAYVRSPHAHAKITGIDIDDALEVEGVIAIYTWEDLEGPAAEPLPVLIPHPSLHAPRTGYPLAKDEVNHVGEAIVMVVATDRYIAEDAANRIVVDYDFLTPVVGVTASRDAAAAVHEDVPDNVAARLVQETGDLQAGFDAASHTLELDLTIERSASIPLEGKGVYARWDSDDASLRVYSSTQTSTSVRAAIAAKLRLPLTKVEVIAPDVGGGFGVKIVHPWPEEITVPMAAIMLNHPVKWTEDRREHFIASSHEREQQHEIKVGFDDDGRITALDVVFWHDNGAYTPYGVICPIVTSTQLLGPYKPGAYRVEFYSIYTNTVIVTPYRGAGRPQGVFAMERTLDAIADYLGKDRVDVRAANFIQPDEFPYDHGLTFQDGRPLIYDSGSYPAQLESLREQIGWDQIDELRADAEARGKWLGAGLACYVEGTGPGPYEGAHVNVLTDGTVEVAIGLTSQGQGHQTAFAQIAADELGVPIERVKVTAGDTRRFGYAVGTFASRAAVMSGSAVALAARAAKAKALRVVSDLLEVEADDLEIVDGMVQVKGDPGSGMSLSNAAVLSNPLRYAFDEAAKEATQFAKPGDPNKPPVPDDSEPGIEGTDYYSPPRSTFASGMHAAIVEIDKQTFDIKIVKYAVNHDCGELINPMIVEGQVQGGLAQGIGGALYEKMEYDDYGQLQNASFMDFLLPYVTEIPMESLGELSLEHQITPSPLNPLGIKGAGEAGVIPVAAVIASAVEDALGFKITEMPLNPSRLFALTAAHAAGDIEDTKVGAARAANPKGRP comes from the coding sequence ATGGCGCAGCGCTACTTCGGCAGCCCGATCAAGCGCAGCGAGGATCTGCGACTCACCACCGGCAACGGCCGGTACGTCGACGATATCGGCGCACGTGACGCGGTGCGGCCCTACGAGGCGGCGTACGTCCGCTCACCACACGCCCATGCCAAGATCACCGGTATCGACATCGACGACGCGCTCGAGGTCGAGGGCGTGATTGCCATCTATACCTGGGAAGATCTCGAAGGACCGGCCGCCGAGCCGCTGCCTGTGCTGATCCCGCACCCGTCGCTGCATGCCCCGCGCACTGGCTACCCGCTGGCTAAAGACGAGGTCAACCACGTCGGCGAGGCGATCGTCATGGTCGTCGCGACTGACCGCTACATCGCCGAGGACGCCGCAAACCGCATCGTCGTGGACTACGACTTCCTCACCCCGGTCGTCGGCGTCACCGCCTCGCGGGATGCTGCCGCGGCGGTGCACGAGGACGTCCCGGATAACGTTGCCGCGCGGCTGGTGCAGGAGACCGGCGACCTGCAGGCGGGGTTTGACGCGGCCTCGCACACGCTGGAGCTCGACCTCACCATCGAGCGTTCGGCGTCGATTCCCCTGGAGGGTAAGGGAGTTTACGCACGTTGGGACAGCGACGACGCGAGCCTACGGGTCTACTCATCGACCCAGACCTCGACCTCGGTGCGGGCGGCGATCGCTGCCAAGCTGCGTTTGCCGCTGACCAAGGTCGAGGTCATCGCGCCCGATGTCGGCGGCGGTTTCGGTGTCAAGATTGTGCATCCGTGGCCGGAGGAGATCACCGTCCCTATGGCGGCGATCATGCTGAACCATCCGGTGAAGTGGACCGAGGACCGGCGCGAGCACTTCATCGCTTCCTCGCATGAGCGCGAGCAGCAGCACGAGATCAAGGTCGGCTTTGACGACGACGGGCGGATAACCGCACTGGATGTCGTCTTCTGGCACGACAACGGCGCCTACACGCCGTACGGCGTGATTTGCCCGATCGTCACCTCGACGCAGCTGCTTGGGCCGTACAAGCCCGGCGCCTACCGCGTCGAGTTCTACTCGATCTACACCAACACGGTCATCGTCACGCCGTACCGCGGCGCCGGACGGCCGCAGGGTGTCTTCGCAATGGAACGCACGCTGGATGCCATCGCCGACTATCTCGGCAAGGACCGTGTCGACGTGCGCGCTGCCAACTTCATCCAGCCCGATGAGTTTCCCTACGATCACGGGCTTACTTTCCAGGATGGCCGCCCGCTGATCTACGACTCGGGCTCGTATCCGGCTCAGCTTGAGTCGCTGCGCGAGCAGATCGGGTGGGATCAGATCGACGAGCTGCGTGCCGATGCCGAGGCCCGCGGCAAGTGGCTGGGTGCCGGACTTGCCTGCTATGTCGAGGGAACCGGCCCGGGCCCCTACGAAGGCGCACACGTCAACGTCCTCACCGACGGCACGGTCGAAGTCGCGATCGGGCTCACGTCACAGGGTCAGGGTCACCAAACTGCGTTTGCCCAGATCGCCGCTGACGAGCTCGGCGTACCCATCGAGAGGGTGAAGGTCACCGCCGGCGACACGCGCCGCTTTGGCTATGCGGTAGGCACTTTTGCCTCGCGGGCGGCTGTCATGAGCGGGTCAGCCGTCGCACTCGCGGCTCGTGCCGCTAAGGCGAAAGCCTTGCGCGTCGTCTCGGACTTGCTGGAGGTTGAGGCCGACGACCTGGAGATCGTCGACGGCATGGTGCAGGTCAAGGGCGACCCGGGCTCGGGAATGTCGCTGTCGAACGCCGCCGTACTGTCCAACCCGTTGCGCTATGCCTTCGACGAGGCCGCCAAGGAGGCGACCCAGTTCGCGAAGCCCGGAGATCCCAATAAGCCGCCGGTTCCTGACGACTCCGAGCCCGGCATTGAGGGCACCGACTACTACTCGCCGCCGCGCTCGACGTTTGCCTCCGGCATGCACGCCGCGATCGTCGAGATCGACAAGCAGACGTTTGACATCAAGATCGTCAAGTACGCCGTCAACCACGACTGCGGCGAGCTGATCAACCCGATGATCGTCGAGGGCCAGGTGCAAGGCGGGCTCGCGCAGGGGATCGGCGGCGCGCTCTACGAGAAGATGGAGTACGACGACTACGGCCAGCTGCAGAACGCTTCGTTCATGGACTTCCTGCTGCCGTATGTCACCGAGATCCCCATGGAGTCCCTCGGCGAGCTGAGTCTGGAGCACCAGATCACGCCGTCGCCGCTGAACCCCCTTGGAATCAAGGGCGCCGGTGAGGCAGGCGTTATCCCGGTCGCGGCCGTCATCGCCTCGGCCGTCGAGGATGCGCTCGGCTTCAAGATCACCGAGATGCCACTGAACCCGTCACGGCTGTTTGCGCTGACCGCTGCGCATGCGGCCGGCGATATCGAAGACACGAAGGTCGGCGCGGCGCGCGCCGCGAACCCGAAAGGACGCCCATGA
- a CDS encoding SDR family oxidoreductase, with protein sequence MQVAVTGAAGKTGSAVRRALGATEADVVPLVHRPRGLDNEQVADLGDAAQIRDALEGIDALYLIAPNVHPDEPGLLAPTLAECEHRGVRVVYHSVMHPYSPLMPHHLDKARVEDSLHRSDLSWTILQPASYADNALAPLRAVGDDGSWWVPYDVERPFTPIALEELAQIAARVLTEPDHDHATYELAGPQRITTAQMAAAAAEITGRPIEARADREHWRRGPGASLDADARDRLERMFDYYDAHGFCGGSAIAEMLLRRTPLTFTKWLAAARAGGLADD encoded by the coding sequence ATGCAGGTAGCGGTGACGGGTGCGGCCGGCAAGACCGGTTCGGCGGTACGCCGGGCGCTCGGCGCAACCGAGGCCGACGTCGTACCCCTCGTGCATCGCCCTCGTGGTCTCGATAACGAGCAGGTCGCCGACCTTGGTGATGCCGCGCAGATCCGGGACGCACTCGAGGGGATCGATGCCCTCTACCTGATCGCCCCCAACGTGCATCCCGACGAGCCTGGTCTGCTCGCGCCCACGCTCGCCGAGTGCGAACACCGCGGCGTACGCGTCGTCTACCACTCGGTGATGCATCCCTACAGCCCTCTGATGCCACACCATCTGGACAAGGCGCGCGTCGAAGATTCCTTACACCGCAGCGATCTTTCGTGGACGATCTTGCAGCCCGCGTCGTACGCCGACAATGCCCTCGCGCCGCTGCGCGCTGTCGGCGATGACGGTTCGTGGTGGGTGCCCTACGACGTCGAGCGCCCCTTCACGCCGATTGCGCTCGAAGAGCTGGCGCAGATCGCGGCACGCGTGCTGACCGAGCCCGACCACGACCACGCGACCTACGAGCTCGCCGGTCCGCAGCGGATCACCACCGCGCAGATGGCCGCGGCCGCGGCAGAGATCACCGGCCGACCGATCGAAGCGCGCGCCGACCGAGAGCACTGGCGTCGCGGCCCGGGGGCAAGCCTCGACGCCGACGCGCGCGACCGGCTGGAGCGGATGTTCGACTACTACGACGCCCACGGGTTCTGCGGCGGCAGCGCAATAGCCGAGATGCTGCTGCGGCGTACACCGTTGACCTTCACCAAATGGCTCGCAGCAGCGAGGGCTGGGGGATTGGCTGATGACTGA
- a CDS encoding SRPBCC family protein, with product MKVAGSAVLNATPDKVWEAINDPAVLAEVIPGCEKLTEVAPAHYQGVVSMGIASIKGTYQGEIKLEDQKAPDSLVLKAAGAGSAGTIDTTVDVQLKDLGDGTTEVSYDADAVVGGMVGGVGQRVLSSVAKKTAGAFFNQIDAVLTGKKQVGAKAASDDGAPAEVGAAEAPAAAAAGQGGALGSAGLSAGASGLAGAAAGGAGSFALGAVCGALTMAVGVVIGSRVSRRR from the coding sequence ATGAAGGTCGCCGGATCCGCCGTACTGAACGCCACCCCGGACAAGGTGTGGGAGGCGATCAACGATCCTGCCGTGCTCGCCGAGGTGATCCCCGGCTGCGAGAAACTGACCGAGGTCGCTCCAGCCCACTACCAGGGCGTGGTCTCCATGGGCATCGCCTCCATCAAGGGCACCTACCAGGGCGAGATCAAGCTCGAGGACCAGAAGGCGCCTGACTCGCTCGTGCTCAAGGCCGCCGGCGCCGGATCGGCAGGCACCATCGACACGACCGTTGACGTTCAGCTGAAGGATCTCGGCGACGGCACCACCGAGGTGAGCTACGACGCCGACGCGGTCGTCGGTGGGATGGTCGGCGGCGTCGGCCAGCGGGTGCTGAGCTCGGTGGCCAAGAAGACCGCTGGCGCGTTCTTCAACCAGATCGATGCGGTGTTGACCGGCAAGAAGCAGGTCGGTGCGAAGGCTGCCAGCGACGACGGCGCTCCCGCCGAGGTCGGCGCTGCCGAGGCTCCAGCCGCGGCAGCGGCGGGCCAGGGCGGAGCGCTCGGCAGTGCAGGCCTTTCGGCAGGCGCGTCGGGACTCGCCGGTGCCGCCGCCGGGGGAGCCGGTTCGTTTGCGCTTGGTGCCGTCTGCGGCGCGCTCACGATGGCGGTCGGCGTCGTGATCGGCTCACGCGTCTCGCGTCGCCGCTAA
- a CDS encoding FAD binding domain-containing protein, with product MKPAPFDWYGPTTTAEAVDCLAKAGSDGKVLAGGQSLIPMLAMRLAEPKALVDLNAVRELSYIRSGEDGVRVGALTRHAELERHADTQRLVPIVGQGLRNVAHATIRNRGTTVGSIAHADPSGEMTSVLALTGGHVVVQSAQGSRTVGWDDFFVGALESCLQPGELAVEAFFPAMTAKSGSAYVELSRRHGDYAMCGVGAIVEVDESRVTSAKVSFISVTETPIVIDLTDAWNEGAEAAAQVARESIDPVGDIHASAEYRTHLAGVLAVQAIGEAIKHAKERAA from the coding sequence ATGAAGCCGGCGCCGTTCGACTGGTACGGCCCGACCACGACGGCTGAGGCGGTGGACTGCCTGGCGAAGGCAGGATCCGACGGAAAGGTTCTCGCCGGTGGACAGTCGCTCATCCCGATGCTCGCCATGCGCCTTGCCGAGCCGAAGGCTCTCGTCGACCTGAACGCCGTACGCGAGTTGTCCTACATCCGCTCCGGCGAGGACGGCGTGCGGGTTGGCGCGCTCACCCGGCATGCAGAACTGGAGCGCCACGCCGACACGCAGCGGCTCGTGCCGATCGTCGGGCAGGGACTTCGCAACGTCGCGCACGCCACGATCCGAAACCGAGGCACGACCGTCGGCTCGATCGCGCACGCCGACCCGTCGGGTGAGATGACCTCGGTGCTCGCTCTCACCGGCGGTCATGTCGTGGTGCAGTCGGCACAGGGCTCACGCACAGTCGGCTGGGACGACTTCTTTGTCGGAGCGCTGGAGTCGTGTCTGCAACCGGGCGAGCTTGCCGTGGAGGCGTTTTTCCCAGCTATGACTGCCAAGAGTGGCTCGGCGTACGTCGAGCTGTCGCGTCGGCACGGCGACTACGCGATGTGTGGGGTCGGCGCAATCGTTGAGGTCGATGAAAGCCGAGTGACCTCGGCGAAAGTCTCGTTCATCTCGGTGACCGAGACACCGATCGTCATCGACCTGACCGATGCATGGAACGAGGGTGCCGAGGCCGCCGCTCAGGTTGCACGCGAGTCCATCGACCCGGTGGGCGATATCCACGCATCGGCCGAATATCGCACCCATCTCGCCGGAGTCCTTGCCGTGCAGGCGATCGGCGAGGCGATCAAACACGCGAAGGAGCGAGCAGCATGA
- a CDS encoding uracil-xanthine permease family protein, which yields MALGIGWKQKGDGKNVPLGEVVKPNERLSWGRTIGFGIQHVFAMFGATFVFPLLMGLNPQFGIMMSGVATILFLLIVRGRIPSYLGTSASFMGAVAVIAAQTASSGEDYAATLTGAILIAGLLLIVVGVIVHFLGGAVVSRVLPPAVTGAVVMLIGFNLAPVVAGVYWPKDQWVALITMIVAVVAALALRGFAARIAILISLIVGTLVSWLLDLMKVGVAEQTDATGATIPGQYPRFNLDQLGSADWIGLPQTIEGATGPLAGPHLPIFSMAAILVVIPGVIALIAENAGHVKAVAEMTGDDLDKSMGSAFIGDGVGTAVSSAFGGPPTTTYAENIGVMAATRVYSTAAYWVAAIVAILLGFSPKFGALIAAIPQGVLGGITVVLYGMIGLLGAKIWVENRVDFGNPINLVPMAAGLIIGIGDVKLTFSKDFTISGIALGTIAVIVLYHLGRAIAPRELKEDLARGQDSEIVDGTSMSVGEVRGADGRVHSPWESRSQGPGAHTSHGEVPPQAPPPGDRPAR from the coding sequence ATGGCGCTAGGAATTGGGTGGAAGCAAAAGGGGGACGGCAAAAACGTCCCGCTTGGTGAGGTAGTCAAGCCCAACGAGCGGCTGAGCTGGGGCCGCACGATCGGCTTTGGCATCCAGCACGTCTTCGCGATGTTCGGCGCGACATTCGTGTTCCCGCTGCTGATGGGCCTGAACCCGCAGTTCGGAATCATGATGTCCGGCGTTGCGACGATCCTGTTCCTGCTGATCGTCCGCGGACGGATCCCGTCGTACCTCGGCACCTCGGCGTCGTTCATGGGTGCGGTCGCGGTGATTGCCGCCCAAACCGCGAGCAGCGGCGAGGACTACGCCGCGACGCTGACCGGTGCGATCCTGATCGCCGGACTGCTGCTGATCGTCGTCGGCGTCATCGTGCACTTCCTTGGTGGCGCTGTCGTCTCGCGGGTGCTGCCCCCGGCCGTGACAGGCGCGGTCGTGATGCTGATCGGCTTCAACCTGGCGCCGGTCGTGGCCGGTGTCTACTGGCCGAAGGATCAGTGGGTCGCTCTCATCACGATGATCGTCGCCGTGGTCGCGGCGCTCGCGCTGCGCGGGTTCGCCGCGCGCATTGCGATTCTGATCAGCCTCATCGTGGGCACGCTCGTATCGTGGCTGCTTGACCTGATGAAGGTGGGTGTCGCCGAGCAGACCGACGCTACCGGCGCGACGATCCCAGGACAGTACCCGCGGTTCAACCTCGACCAGCTCGGTTCGGCTGACTGGATCGGCCTCCCGCAGACGATCGAGGGCGCGACCGGGCCGCTGGCCGGACCACACCTGCCGATCTTCTCGATGGCGGCCATCCTCGTCGTCATCCCCGGTGTCATCGCCCTGATCGCCGAGAACGCCGGCCACGTCAAGGCGGTCGCCGAGATGACTGGTGATGACCTCGACAAGAGCATGGGCAGCGCGTTCATCGGTGACGGTGTCGGTACGGCGGTCTCCTCGGCCTTCGGTGGCCCGCCGACCACGACGTACGCCGAGAACATCGGTGTCATGGCGGCCACCCGCGTCTACTCGACTGCGGCGTACTGGGTCGCAGCGATTGTGGCGATCCTGCTGGGCTTCTCACCGAAGTTCGGCGCGCTGATTGCGGCCATCCCGCAGGGCGTCCTTGGCGGCATCACCGTCGTGCTCTACGGCATGATCGGTCTACTGGGCGCCAAGATCTGGGTGGAGAACCGGGTCGACTTCGGCAACCCGATCAACCTCGTGCCGATGGCGGCCGGCCTGATCATCGGCATCGGTGACGTCAAGCTCACCTTCAGCAAGGACTTCACCATCTCCGGTATCGCGCTGGGCACCATTGCGGTGATCGTGCTGTATCACCTGGGACGGGCGATCGCTCCGCGCGAGCTGAAGGAGGACCTGGCCCGCGGCCAGGACAGCGAGATCGTTGACGGCACGAGCATGTCGGTCGGTGAGGTACGCGGCGCCGATGGACGGGTGCACTCGCCGTGGGAGAGCCGTTCTCAGGGTCCCGGTGCACACACCTCGCACGGTGAGGTGCCCCCGCAGGCCCCACCGCCTGGCGATCGGCCGGCGCGGTAG
- a CDS encoding (2Fe-2S)-binding protein, with the protein MSERAPGELATSEPRYDIALTVNDSRVEADVPGRRTLSDFLRQDLGLTGTHVGCEHGVCGACTVLLDGTPVRSCLVFAVSANGHDVTTVEGLGQLDDEGRPESLSPVQQAFRDTHALQCGFCTPGFLTTITAGLRENPDPTTEEAIEMISGNLCRCTGYQNIVKAVLRAAEISREQVSVPVQREAK; encoded by the coding sequence ATGAGCGAGCGAGCACCTGGCGAGCTGGCAACGAGCGAGCCGCGCTACGACATTGCCTTGACCGTCAACGACAGTCGGGTCGAGGCCGACGTGCCTGGACGGCGGACCCTCAGCGACTTCCTACGCCAGGACCTCGGTCTGACCGGCACCCACGTCGGATGCGAGCACGGGGTCTGCGGCGCGTGCACGGTGCTGCTGGACGGTACGCCGGTGCGCTCGTGCCTGGTGTTTGCGGTGTCGGCGAACGGTCACGACGTCACGACGGTCGAAGGCCTAGGCCAGCTCGACGACGAGGGACGACCTGAGTCGCTTTCTCCTGTGCAGCAGGCATTCCGCGACACCCACGCACTGCAGTGCGGCTTCTGTACGCCGGGCTTTCTCACCACGATCACCGCTGGTCTGCGAGAAAACCCGGACCCAACGACGGAGGAGGCGATCGAGATGATCTCGGGCAACCTGTGCCGGTGCACCGGCTACCAGAACATCGTCAAGGCGGTGCTTCGCGCCGCAGAGATCTCCCGCGAGCAGGTCTCGGTCCCAGTGCAGAGGGAGGCGAAGTAG
- a CDS encoding HAD-IA family hydrolase gives MTEIDTMVFDLGQVLVRWDPRPALDGLHSADEIDAFLTGRFFTDNHGLDAGREFEELERELLEQAPQDAAIWRTYWDGFARSLGGPVPGMPELVGELKSAGLRLLGLTNWSAQTFHHAIPSAPVIGELEDILVSGREGLAKPDPAIFTLLIERFDLTPSTTVFTDDSPANIAAAEAAGLHAVHFTDAAELRVHLRALGLRLA, from the coding sequence ATGACTGAGATCGACACCATGGTGTTCGACCTCGGCCAGGTGCTGGTGCGGTGGGACCCTCGTCCGGCGCTGGATGGGCTGCACTCCGCCGACGAGATCGATGCTTTCCTGACGGGTCGGTTCTTCACCGACAACCACGGGCTCGATGCAGGCCGGGAGTTCGAGGAACTGGAGCGAGAGCTGCTCGAGCAGGCGCCGCAGGATGCGGCGATCTGGCGCACCTACTGGGACGGCTTCGCGCGCTCGCTGGGCGGTCCGGTGCCGGGTATGCCGGAGCTGGTCGGCGAGCTGAAGAGCGCCGGGCTTCGGCTGCTCGGGCTGACCAACTGGTCGGCGCAGACCTTCCACCACGCCATCCCGTCGGCGCCGGTCATCGGCGAGCTCGAAGACATCCTCGTCTCCGGGCGGGAGGGTCTGGCAAAGCCCGATCCGGCGATCTTCACCCTCCTCATCGAGCGGTTCGATCTGACGCCGAGTACGACGGTGTTCACCGACGACAGTCCAGCAAATATCGCTGCGGCTGAAGCGGCGGGTCTGCATGCCGTGCATTTCACTGACGCGGCCGAGCTCCGCGTGCACCTGCGGGCGCTGGGTCTGCGGCTCGCGTGA
- a CDS encoding carbamate kinase, translating into MSQQPERVRRVLVALGGNAMSAPDGSATEQDQITALRAAGGHLADLIGEGVDVVITHGNGPQVGNLLLKNEFSVSVAAPVSLAWCGAQTQATIGFTLMNALGDAFTERGFTRPVVSLVTRTRVAADDPAFGNPVKPIGRYRAKDEAQQFIDLGQQWRDFGEKGWRRVVASPQPLEVLEAPTAKALADGGNVVIAAGGGGIPVVQSDEGLVGVDAVIDKDLAAAVLGPALGADTLIIATDVEAAILHYGTPQARSLGHVSVAEIRDFEAQGHFAAGSMGPKVAAARTFVESGGRAAIITKLDLLAEAARRPIGEVGTVITQTGAMAAAAPQNSQPTA; encoded by the coding sequence ATGTCACAGCAGCCCGAGCGGGTCCGCCGCGTCCTCGTCGCCCTCGGCGGCAACGCGATGAGCGCGCCCGATGGCAGTGCCACCGAGCAGGATCAGATCACAGCGCTGCGGGCAGCCGGAGGCCACCTCGCCGATCTCATCGGTGAAGGTGTCGACGTGGTGATCACCCACGGCAATGGCCCGCAGGTGGGCAACCTGCTGCTGAAGAACGAGTTCTCGGTGTCCGTCGCGGCACCGGTCAGCCTCGCGTGGTGCGGCGCGCAGACCCAGGCGACGATCGGGTTCACCTTGATGAACGCGCTCGGTGACGCCTTCACCGAGCGGGGATTCACCCGACCTGTCGTCTCGCTCGTCACCCGGACGCGAGTCGCGGCCGACGACCCGGCATTCGGCAACCCGGTCAAGCCGATCGGGCGCTACCGCGCCAAGGACGAGGCACAGCAGTTCATCGACCTCGGCCAGCAGTGGCGCGACTTCGGTGAGAAGGGCTGGCGGCGGGTCGTTGCCTCGCCGCAGCCGCTGGAGGTGCTGGAGGCTCCGACGGCGAAGGCGCTCGCCGACGGCGGAAACGTCGTCATCGCAGCGGGTGGCGGCGGGATCCCGGTCGTGCAGTCCGATGAGGGACTCGTCGGCGTCGACGCGGTCATCGACAAGGACCTGGCGGCCGCCGTACTCGGCCCGGCATTGGGCGCCGACACGCTCATCATCGCCACCGACGTCGAGGCCGCCATCCTGCACTACGGCACCCCGCAGGCCCGATCCCTCGGTCATGTCAGCGTCGCCGAGATCCGCGACTTTGAAGCACAGGGACACTTTGCGGCAGGCTCGATGGGCCCGAAGGTTGCCGCCGCGCGCACGTTCGTTGAATCCGGAGGGCGCGCCGCGATCATCACCAAGCTCGACCTGTTGGCCGAAGCCGCCCGCCGACCCATCGGTGAGGTCGGGACCGTCATTACCCAGACCGGTGCGATGGCCGCGGCGGCACCGCAGAACTCACAACCGACCGCATAA